In one Bradyrhizobium sp. 4 genomic region, the following are encoded:
- a CDS encoding GNAT family N-acetyltransferase, producing the protein MSQDELILRRFESGDSDDAWHLHRSASQDVGVCGPEGAWEDDLRNIGEVYIASGGDFVVAHIGPRFAAMGGLKPFDDDVAELKRMRVDPVFQRRGFGRRVLRELESRAVALGFKWIMLDTTTIQVGAQRLYESAGYVRRREGMLHGYAVIFYEKRLIWPGMTPAEQMRL; encoded by the coding sequence ATGTCTCAAGACGAACTGATCCTTCGTCGGTTCGAGTCCGGGGATAGCGATGATGCATGGCATCTGCACAGAAGCGCATCGCAGGATGTTGGTGTGTGTGGCCCGGAAGGGGCTTGGGAGGATGATTTACGCAATATCGGGGAAGTATACATCGCCTCGGGCGGTGACTTCGTAGTTGCGCATATTGGTCCCCGGTTCGCTGCCATGGGTGGGCTGAAACCTTTTGATGATGATGTCGCAGAACTAAAACGTATGCGGGTCGACCCCGTCTTTCAGCGACGAGGGTTTGGAAGGAGGGTTCTTCGTGAATTGGAGTCGCGAGCTGTTGCTCTCGGTTTCAAGTGGATAATGCTCGATACAACAACGATCCAAGTAGGGGCCCAAAGACTTTATGAGAGCGCTGGCTATGTTCGCCGCAGGGAAGGGATGTTGCACGGATATGCAGTGATCTTCTACGAGAAGCGGCTCATTTGGCCAGGAATGACCCCCGCTGAGCAAATGAGGTTGTGA